The genomic region agggacacaacctttcacaatcagatctgcacttcttacttaaatcagatttgcacttctgattcccaaattatccccttctcaaaatgaggttctcttctcccttttatatcccatgtttgagggagtcacaacttttccttccaggTCTTTTtaccattcattaacttaaataaattttaattatatttaattatattattttatattttaatttaaattttatttttattcttttctttttaatattattattattatttattattaaattctattccaaagtggggacattacatcatAACACTTCATTTGGCCCTTGAATCCACATGGGAAATTGACTTATAGATAGATTCCATGAATGAAATTCATTGAAATGACAGCCTGGAGCTTGTGTGGAAACTGTTCATGTTAGAAACTCAATTCATTGCATTAATAGTGACATCGCCCTCTTCATCTTCCATGTTTGAAAGTATGTGTGAATCCACACTCTACTATGAATAATTATTTTTGGATGGGAAAACCCCTTTGAAGTAGTTGCAGTGTCAAATCTGGTTATTAATGGTAACTTGGGTCGTGCAGGGAAGTTTGCAGGAGTGAACAATCCAAAATGCAAGAGTTTTGGGTTTTTGGGCATGTCAGGGATTGAGGGTACATCATAGCTCATGCCTAAAGCAAGCAAATAAAGGTATTTCCACATCACCAACTTTGAAAGGTTACATAAAGGGAATTATTAGGAATCAAGAATACCAAGGAAATCAACCCACAAGGCATGCAAATAAAGATTGGTCCAAACTCATGAACCCAATAATATAACGTAGTGGGAAATGTTGGAAGTCAGGGATCAGGTATACCAAACGTAAAGGATGCATGTAAAGAAATGACTGGAACCATGATTTCAAGAGGTAATTTAGTGTAAAGCATTGGAGTGCGGGGGTTTGAGAAAAATAATGCCTGTAAGAGAGTCTGAAACTTCGATAAGGACAAGGGAAAGAGCGAGGGTCAAGGAAAAGGTATGCCAAGACAGGAAACTCAGAAACACCGAATTTAGCAGTATTTGGAGTTTGAACAAAAaatctcaagtttgattttcttCGTTTTTTTCCAACTTCCAACAGATGATAGGCCTATAGGGAATAATGGAGAACAACACTTATCTGGATTTTGGCAAAAGGGAGTAAAGCAAAATTTGGCTATTAGATTGAGTCCCAACACCACATGCATTATTTTGAAGCTTCTGATCTATTTTTGAACTTTCAAGAGCTTGCTAATGTAACCTTGGGCTCGAAGTTTGAAAAGGAGAATCTTACTCTTATTATTAATTTTTCTTTTCGTCAGGGGCAAGTCTTCATTAACATTCACTTTTATTAAGAAACCATTGATCTTTACtttgaagagatatgtcttatGGTGAACAGCATCATGCCCCTGCCATGGAGACTTAGACAAACCAATCACATAATTAATAAATAGAATTTAAGCAATGAAACAAATATGATAGGGCTGACTCAAAATAAATGAATTTGCATTTAATAAAATTTCATTTAATTCAAGTGGGCTGACCCCTTGATGCCGGCTGACCTGGAAggaatataataaaacaaaattaaattaaatctattAATAAGCGAGGCCGACCTCTTGTGAAAGATCGTCTCCGTTCAAGAAGAGGTGCAATAAGATATAAAAGGAAGGTAAGACAAGGAAGTGGGGGGGGGGTGGgaattaagaaaataaatatcatGCAGATTTAGAGCAGATTTAAGGAGCAAGCCTTAAGAACGGAAATTAGCAGAACTTAAGAGTTCTTTGTACATAGCATGATGGATATTATCTGCTTATTGATGATTAATAATATGCTGTTGCTTATGACTGTTTAATAGGTGACATAATATATGATGTTCTATACATATTCTTTTTTTCAACCATGGTAGGGGTAATGAGGGATTACAAGGAGGGAATGGCAATGGGGTACTCTTCTAGGTACGCCACCTCATGGTCCCATGAGACCAAGGGGTTACAAGGGGTACTGCCTTTGGGATTAGAAGGGATGGACTTTTGGGACACCCTATTGTGAATACTCCTCATCCCCCTAACATGGTGAATTAATATACCAAGAAGTCCAATTATAGGAAGtgggaaatggatggcaatatgAAGGGGAATGGATATAGGACACCTCACTTGTGATTAAGTTGATATTTTTGCTATATGCTTCAATGATTTCTAACTAAAAAGATCTTCTTAatgaattattgttgtaaatgggtTCCTAACTTGTTTTGAATGGCCTCAACCAGGTGAAATATATCTCTAACCCTGCTCCTGCCCATCTGGGAATTGTGATTTAGGGCTAAATTAGGGCTTTcacaaataggggacattacaaatggtatcagagcatgatccttCCAGCCTGCAGGgtaaaagatgaatcaatgaatgcACCTACCTTATATCTATGTGTATGCTCCTTGTTTGGCTCATTCATACCTGATGTGTTTCCAGCATGTGTTATTGTTGGTTGAtctagaatatgagaataatgAGGGTGAACCAGCAGATGTGAATTTGTTTAGAAAAGAACAGTGCATTTAAGGTCgtagatgtgtgtcatgcttctaatcctcatcttaataaatAAGTTCTTGCTTTAATGATAaaagatatctacaatattatGCAAACATTGGGACAACCTAATCGAAGCCAATTGTATTACAAGAAGGATCTGAAGATTACATATCTTCAAGGGTTAGGGATCTTCGTGTTGAAAAGATTTGGTTAAAATTGTtatttcttgaggacaagcaaatttgggaatGGCAGACTGTCATGCTCCTGCCATGGagactttgacaaaccaattgcaTCTTTAATAAATAGAACTTAAGCAATGAAACAAATATGATAGCGCCGACTCAAACATTAGTAAGTAATAATGCTGGGCGTCTAAAGTGATAGGGCCAActcaaaataaatgaatttgattttaattcaagtGGGCTGACCCCTTGATGCTGGCCGACCTGGAAggattaaaataaaacaaaatcaaattAAATCTATTAATAAGCAAGGCTGACCTCTTCTGAAAGATTGCCTCCCTTCAAGAAGAGGTGTAATGAGATATAAGAGGAAGGTAAGACAAGTGGGGGGggattaagaaaataaatattatacAGATTTAGAGCAGACTAAGGAGCAGACCTTAAGAACAGAAAATAGCAGAACTTATCTGCTCATTGATGATTAATAATATGCTGTTGCTTATTACTGTTTAATAGGTGACCGTGACATAATATAAGATGTTCTATATATATTCTGTTTTTCAACCATGGTAGGGGTAATGAGGGATTACAAGGAGGGGAACGGCAATGGGGTACCTTCTAGGTACGTCACCTCAAGGTGGTGACCGAATGGTCCCATGAGGACAAGGGGGTACAAGGGGTACTGCCTTTGGGCTTAGAAGGGATGGACTTCCAAGGCACCCTATTGTGAATACTTCTCACTCCCCTATCATGGCGAATTAATATACCAAGAAGTCCAATCATAGGAAGTGGGAAATGGGTAAGATGAGGGGGAATGGGTATAGGACACCTCATTAGGTACACCTCTTCATATGGATGGCACAGGCCACATGAAGCCAAGAGGGATGGCgtatccgctcttgggcctagggtagaggatctttAGGATACTCTATCAAGTCACCTTATCCTAGCTCTCCAATGGTTGAGCTTCCTCAAACATATTTGAGATATCTTATGATTAAGTTGATATTTCTGATATATGCTTCAATCATGTCTAACTAAAAAGATCTGCAATAtgaattattattgtaaatggGTTCCTAACCTGTTTTGCAGGGCCTCAGCCAGGTGAAAGATATCTCTAAGCCTGCTCCTGCCCATTTGGGAACTGTGATTTAGGGCTAAATTAGGGCTTTCACAAATAGGGGACATCACAAAGACTGAAGTAGTGTGCATGAGTTGAGGCCAGCAttttcacattaaaatatatataatggaGAAGCATTTGTTCTCTTATCTCTTATAGGATGATATTTACTTAACTGTTTTAATCTTCAGTGAGACTATGATGCTAAAAAGGATATTGATGGACCAATAGAACTTTCTAGTGGCTAATTATATTCATGCACTCCTGGCCTATATACGAAGTTCATTTGAGTGTCAAGGATAACTGGATAGCTTCATTcatcagagcaagtttgagtgCATCTGACGGTCAAGTAGGACAGATTTAGATGTGCCTGATCACTTATTGATCAATACTACCTGGAAGAAAAATGCCTATCATATTTCTCATGTTTTTGGTATAAGGCCATTGAGGGTTTGGCTAGACTTGGAGGCTAGACTTGGAGACGTCAAGCTAGTGACAGCGATTCTGATTTCAATTGCCTAGTAGAGCTAGATAGCATGCAACTGAGAGGAAGATGAACTATAGAATAAGTAAAATATCAACCACCTTAGTAATAATGACAACTTGCATTCCACACCATGTCTCCAAGATTTTCTCCCCATTCATAATCTACAGTAGAGATGGCTTGATGGTACCCTTGTTCATTATCTTTCTGAGATATTTGAAAGGATAATTTTATTCTTCTTGGGAGTAAATTGTGAGTAGGCATATTACACATAGCTTTATAGAGTTTACAGTAGAAGATGTTACACTAAGCTTTACCGAGTTAAAAAAGTCTCTTTTATCAGCAACATGTTGAATGGCATTAATGAAATATCAAGATTTGCATCAGAAGTTCTAGCTTCTAAATACCGTCTTTGCTTGGGGCTGCAGTTTCACAAGTGCTGATGGTAAGTAAACATATATTCTTCTTGCTTTGGAACTCATAATTTCACTGGCCAGGGAAGGAAGTTATGTAGAATTCAATCATCATCAATCAGATTTTTACAGAAGAGATTCATGTCGAAGGATCCATTAGCTGTATTCCCTTTGTTATTTGTATGTAAGAGATTTAAGATTGCCATCTTCTGTGGCTTGGATACTTGTGCAAACCCATTTTTGACCCCTCGAAACATTGAATCTATTTTTTTATTAGTCTCTATTTATTATGATTCTTAATATAAATTAAGCAAGTGGCATATTGGACATCATGTTCAATTTTTTCTTATTCCTCAGTTTTGAGAAAAACCAGAGGATGCAGAATCTCACACGTTTCTTTATATAGTTGTTTTTAAGTAATGTTTATTTCCTGAGCATCTGTTAGATTTTTCATGAAACAGAAAAAGTATCTTTTTGACATTTACCACCCTTAAGTTCTTTGGAACACGTTATAGATCTTCTCAATTCTTGTTCAACAATCTATCATATTTGGAATGATACCATTGTAGGACATGCAATGCCTACAGTTGGACTCTCAAACGAATGTCATTTTGTTAAATTTGTGGAAGCTGAAATGATAACAGGACTTAATATGTGGACTGTAAGGAATCTATTTTGTTTTGGTGTGCCGTGTTCCAACTAGTTCTCAGTATTAATAGTAATTACTAATTTCATATAGCTAGTTAAATGATCTATCATTGTGTTGTAATTAGGTTCACAGAACAGTACAAATTATGCGGGATAAGCAGGAGATTGTAGAAGCCCAGACAGAACTGGCAAAGCTTCAGCTTGCACGAAAAGAATCATCCAGCAATTTGCATGGTTCTGAAGACAAATCTCTTGCATCTAGTACTCTATCAGAGGTTAAACAGGACCACACATTTCAACCTCAGAATGTTCAGGCACAACATCGATCATCACATCCTGCCTTGCCTGCCTTGCCTGCCTTACCTGCACCTCAGCAACCAAGTCCATCCCATTCATTGCCCATGCCAACTCCTGAACAATGTCAACCTTCTTTATCACAACAACAGCAACCTGCCCAGGGAAATATGATGCAGCAATCTCCAGTTACACCCTTTCCACAACAAGTTGTACAATCGCAACAACCACCTAATGTAATGGTAATGCAACCATACCCACCACAACAGCCACAACAACAGGGACAGATCCAGCAGGTACCTCAAGGACCACAGATTGCCCAATTGCCATATGCTCCACAACCACCAGTACCACAAACTCAAAATCTACAATATACCAATCAACCACCTCATATTCAGAATGTATCGAATCAAAGTTCACAACCACATGTTCAACGGACACATGCTCCACAAATGGCACAACTCCAAGCCCAATCACGACTGCAACTGCAACCACAACCACAGATGCAGCTTCAACCTCTTTCTCAACAGACACATTTGTCACAGCAGGCTCATATGCGACCTAATGTATATCCTGGCCAAACACATGGAGCTTCTCCTGAAGCATTTTCCTATGCCTCAGAAAATGCAAACCAGCAGACACAGCCATCTTATCAGGTTGGTTCTTCTGAAGCTTCGACTTATAATTATGGAAGCCCTGCGCATTTCATACAGCCATCTTCACAAGGGCAGCTTACCATGCAGTTACCACGTCCTCAACTCAATCAAGGTGTATCACAAACCAGTGATGGTGGCAGTGCTAGTTCTGCTCTAGTGCCACTGCCAGCTGGGCATCCAATGCATGGATTTTCAGCATATAATTTACCTCCTAGACCACCTTCTGGTCCATATGGTGTAGCATTTTCTGTGGGTCCACAAGTGAATCCTTTTCCAGGAGCTTATACAAGATTTCCTTCTCCTCAGCAAGCTCAACAATATGCACAACCTAGTGCTAATGCGGTACCTAATACCAGTGGAGGTCATTTGCCATCTACTCGTGCTTTTGATGAACTGATTGAACAAGTGACAGGAATGGGTTTTTCAAGAGATCAAATTCGAAGTGTGATTCAGCAACTGACAGAAAGTGGGCAACCTGTAGACATGAATTCAGTGCTAGACAGGTTGAACAATACAACAGGACCATCACAAAGAGGCTGGTATAATTGATTAATGAGCAAAGGAAGCTTATGCGTGTGCTTGTACCTGATCGTATGctctattttaaattttaatgtttGGATTTTGGTCAGGGCAAATTCTGAATTTTCAAAGCCTAACAACAAAATGTAAAATTTGTTATTGTAATTAGGGTGTTTTATAGTAATGTGTTAGTCTGCACCTTCTGCAATAAAAAGGTACTTCAAACTCGGAATGTTCACATGCTATTGGAGCCACGGTAGAAGGCTCATCTGAGCTTAATTTGTTTGTTGTTGGCAGATAAATAATGGAAAAGGATGAAAGGATTGTTCCTAATTTTCACTGTGTTTCATTCAATGTATATTTTGATGCACCAGATCAAGTTTTTCTGAAACATGTATTTTTTGTGCTCTAAATCATACGGAACATTGCATTCTATACAGAGAAGTTTCTGGGAAGGCAAAGATCAACAAACAGAATCATTGTCAAGATTTTTAATTTGTGATCGCTTGAGTTCAATGCTACCGAACTTACAATAAAAAGTTTTATCTAAACAAGAATTAGTGATTGAAAAGTGGCAAATTGGAACTTGATGTGTTCCAAGCACAAAGTTCCCCTTCAAGCTAAAAATAGTATTGAATTCCATTTCACCTCTCTATGTAAAACATGTTACTTTGGCTTGGATTGCCTGAAAAACATCTATCAAATTTAACTGGAGCATTTCTGTTCATTTTGAAATTCGTTTATGGCAAATATCATGTTTTTAACAGAAAGGTATATTGCACTGCGCaaattatcaattatatcattattCCACTGCAATTCAAGAAGAAGAATGTTTTGACAAGTTGTGATGTGTGTATTTGTGCCTAGTTGACAATACTTGTTAGACATGAtatttattattgaagaaaagcaATCTCACATTCACTGGGATTATGGATTGCATTTTGCTTGTTCATATCTTCCTTATCAACGTGGAATTTTTTTAAAATGCAATTGATAAATAATTAAGTACTTGTGCAATATTTTACAGAAACAACGTAATCCAAACAAACCCGTTATAAGTTGCAGAAAGGGACGGGATTTGTCTTGCCTCGATTtagtcattttcataattttgactGTAATAACCAATATCGTTATATGCTTCTGTAAAATACATGCAGTTGAGTCCAGAAGCATATCACAATATTCATCATGAACTGTGGAAATTTAGTCTCTGGTGTAATAACCAAACTAAACTAGTTGTTTTTTGTTAATTTGTTGTTTCACATTTCGAGAGCACACATTTTGGTAACCACACCTGGTTGCTAATTATTTTTTTTCACTTCTTTCAACTGAGGAACTATGTTAAACAGTTGGCGTGAATGGAAGGGTTTTGTTTGCAGGCGTATGTACCTACTGACAGTTTTTTCATTAATGCAACATTCAAAAACTTGACATTCATACATGAAGTGATATTAACAGCAATGGTTTACTAAATATCAACTACAGTAACTGTTGTCATAACAGAGATGCCTTAATTTTAACAATCACAGAGATGCGCTGAGTAGAAGTAAACAATGATCCCTTATAACAAACTGCTGTTCAAAGCACATTTGATTAATATTGTTTGCTTTCTTTAATATGGAAATAAATCAAACAACATATGCATCAGCAATATCACCTCACAGTAGATGACCAAAACTGGTGGTTTGTTTCCACATTGGGATGTTGAAATGAAAGTTCACAACAGCACTTTTAATATTCAACATAATGTAAAACATTCCCGCACAGCAATGTACCCAATTTCTTTTCCAAATTTCTTAATAGTCAATGTTAATGTTTTGGGAATACTGTTCGAATattttttgatgtgtttggaaGGTGTGTTGAGGACATAATATGACATGCATTTATGCATATATATTGAACATATTTAAATTCATAATTGCAACTAGTACTGAGCAACAAGTTTGATGAAATACCACATAGAATAACCAAACAAATCCGACCTTTATTATAGCAGAAATTATGGGTCTGAAATGATTCTTAATTTATAGATTTAAATCTTCACAATCCATAATACACTGCAATAGATAAATACATAGGAAGCTGGAAATAGCTGCCCCAAGACTATGAAGGCACCACAGAAACTTCTCATGCCGCAAAGTAAGATTCATGTGTTGCATTCTAGTCCATGCCAGACAAGTTTCGAACCTGTCTTTCAATCTTTGAAGTCGATCCAAAAAGCAAGCATGAAGCCGTTCAATTTAAACCAGCATAAACTTTTATAAAAAATCACATTTTAGAAACCTTAGCGTCCATGATAAATAGATCCAACTCTCAATAAATCACTTGAATACCGAGGCGTACAAAATATTTCACTTAATAAAAAACTAAATGATATTCTGCCATGGTGTCCCAGCTCTTATAGCCAAACTCCAAACCAAACCCAAACTCTAAAATTTGTCTAAATAACGAACTTCACAAATTTGAaaacttcaatggttgaattccaAATGTAAAATCTCTATCTCTTTTTGTTATAAATTCAAACCCTGTCTGGGTCGGCCTATTAATCTGCACCAATCAAAGGTAAATGAGAGCATCCCAGTAAAACCTTTGAGATCAGCATGTGTAACAGTATCATGTGTTTCTTCAGAACAGATTACAACCATATACTACTATGTCATAAAAACGAAAACAGATAGTTGATTTTTCACAATTAATTTTGAAAGAAAGATTATGTAATTTACAGATCTAAAAATATTTCAGTAGCATTACGACATACAGATTCTATACTTCAAAATCATGGAACAAGAAGAATGAGATAAAAGAGAGAACATAGATATATGTGGGTAAAATCCTTTTGACCTAAAAACCCCACTCCAAAACGTCGAGCCAATTTATTATTCAACAACAAAGTTACAATATATTTATTGGCTCTAAGCCTTTACATGGAGAATTACATCCTCCATCTTGGAGAAAGTCTGATAGCGTAACCCCTGTGAAATGAACTCCTCTCCTCTCCAAAAAATAGTTAAGGCATCAACATGTATATAGAGCTCAACACAAAGAGGTAGGCGCCCAAAATTTTCAAAACCATATTCAACACCTAAGAGTTAAGTTGTGTCATAAACAATATCTTGTTAATCCTACGACATATTGCTCGTAGCAACTTCCAAGACAACAACACCTATCTCATCTATAACGACCATCTTGTCAAATAcaatgtaagtacaacatagaaaTTACTTTGACCAAGAATAGGcgccttccttacctcacaccacttgtcaaaagtgaactccaccataaatgtCAATTGTTACAATACAACTCTAATACATAATAGAAATCGAAAATGAACTTTTTAGTCAACAAAGAAAAatgccaaatcaatttccactcCATAATAAAAATATATGACAATATTTTTTCAAAACACATCTTGCAAGTGGGAGCTAACTTCCTAAAAATAGGGAATATGCCATCTCATCACCTACCATGTAGGATGCCATCTCACCAAGAGGTTCTACTAAGTGAATGGTAACTTAGGAAGTTAATAACTTAGTATAAATCAATTAAACAAcaattaattgaataattcaacATGTTAGGACTctaggttgagacaccttaatcccaacaccaATGAATGAGGCTTCTCATCCTAGCCAAAACATTTAGCACTTTGTTGATTTCGTATGGAACTACTCTAATGAAAACAAAGGGTTTTCGTCCTCAACTTCAAGAAACCATTGACGTTTTCGTCTTGCTTGTAAGAGTTGTGGCCATGGacacaaatctccaaatctccttaaagaaaataaGTTGGTTGTATTTTAAATGAGATTATTAGCCTTCTTTTATAACTATCTCGAAAACTTTTTTagaaaaatttaatataaaatcactttataaattaaataaattttattcaatATTTAAATATTCTTGTTGCTTAATTCACTTTTATTAAGCGTTCAACATATAAAACTTTTAATTCTCATTCCAATGAGCTATAAgatgtttttaaattattttaataaaactAAGCAACCTTAGTAAAGAATTAAATTAATAGCTTAATATCACAATTGAGTTGCAAAACTATAAAAAAGAATTAGaatcaaaatttaattatattGAAGTGATATTGATAATGAATAATAAGAATCAAACCCAACTGGTTGGCTTACTATAAATAGACACTCTCTCAAAGAATCTTGGAGAACACTTGGAGAACACACCAAGAGTCGAAAATAACTTTGGAAAGTGTCATATGAGTCATATAGACCATCGAAGCTCATAGGCAACATCAAATAAACCTTCTGACAACGGTGACACTCACCAAAAATGATAGAACTAATTGTAATGCAAGAGAAAAAAATGAAAACATTACAATCCTCCCTCCtcaaagattgcttgtcctcaagcaatgccaacTCAACCCTAAAAATCGTTGAACTTATTGAAACAGAAACTAAATATGATCTCAAGGTGGTAATTCAACCTAAGAGATTTGGGCGACGTCTATCCAACCATATATTTAGCACATCATAGAAAGGAGACACTTATCTTTTTTTTTGAAAGGTCCTTTGTGTAATGTGCTAAATTTATGGTTGGAAAGCTACCAACAAATATTTGTATCTCCAACTACTCAAAGCATTGTCTTGTTGGACACTTGCACAAGTGACGTCCTAAAATCCACCTATAAGAAGAGCAATCAAACATTGCAAAAAATTAGTCATCTCCCTAGAAAACCGCTCTTCAAAAAAACCTTGCACTCGTAAGATCAAGAAAGTTAACATTAAGTCTCTCGTTTCCAACACCTTGCACTCCCAAATAATAACTATCAATGAAATTTAATTTGTCCCATCACCCAAACTTGTTATTCTCTCTATTTGAGGTCCAAAACTAACACTAGATCAATGAGCTAATTGGACTAAAATTGTTCAAAATACATCACCTTTAAAGAAGAACAATCATTGTACTACTAAATAACCTTGGCCAAAGTGAAATTTCTAATCATTCCCTTGGGTGAAAATATCTTCTCCAAAGTCACCAACTCAGTAGAATACCAAGTTTTGCTCATAATATCTCTCTAGTCCACTTGCATGAGCTGAAATGGAATCATATGATGACTGAGTAAAGAGGTAAAGATAGATTTATTATCACCTTTTGGGTCCATAACTCTCCATGGTATTCTTCTTCCATCATCATTAGTCACCAGTAGCCCATGAAAAAGATCTCGTGCAAAAAGTAACTCCACCATGCTGATGTTGTGCAGCTTTGGTTTCCATGTAGACTCCATCAAGAGTGCATTTGATGATGTTTGTAGATTCAACACCAATGACATCCACCCCATCAAATTGTAGACCACAATAGTACTTTCTTTCTTGTAATGAACCAACAAGGTCGCCCATCAAATCATGTTGATCTAATCCATTATAGTCCACTGTAGGAAGTAAGCCATCAACGATCCCAGGTGGCTAAATAGGCAATTCAATTGTTTCCACCTCATAATCGCATGCCACACATGGATCCCACATCTCACTTGTGTTATAAAAAATAGGAGATACCTCATCATCCAACTCAAATAGTGGATTATCAAAAGACAAATCaacattcataaaaaatattggGTTGTGAAAATTATTCTTTCTAATTTAGACCAATCCTCTTGTTGCCCCAtatctaatgcaagagcatccctggttcatggcaatcttgcatcaaccaaaaatattttcttttcagtttgttttttgtatttttgttttagCATTCCTTTATGTGTTTCCTTGCATTTGATCATTGGATCTTGCAGAGCTGGATTTTGttcgtggacatgttcatctaccttatcttaAGTCCGCaggacgtttggatctttttcGGGCAAGTTATCGCTTTCGAAATCTGAGACGGTTTTCTGGTTTGAAACAtcggaacc from Cryptomeria japonica chromosome 3, Sugi_1.0, whole genome shotgun sequence harbors:
- the LOC131070468 gene encoding uncharacterized protein LOC131070468 isoform X1, encoding MDHQEMGEGKEHFYGFVSSASGSSANGNPGLSRSNYKTTEGPLQGFDFTSDDLLSSYDYNKKQNFTDHYVAPSRLGNSSADSYMSNMRSDRQFRESRTAKPYANEQLQEEDSRYNEVIGTVERTMKKYADNLLKVLDGMSSRLSQLELVNERLERSIGEMRADMEHDHNETGERFRILENHLREVHRTVQIMRDKQEIVEAQTELAKLQLARKESSSNLHGSEDKSLASSTLSEVKQDHTFQPQNVQAQHRSSHPALPALPALPAPQQPSPSHSLPMPTPEQCQPSLSQQQQPAQGNMMQQSPVTPFPQQVVQSQQPPNVMVMQPYPPQQPQQQGQIQQVPQGPQIAQLPYAPQPPVPQTQNLQYTNQPPHIQNVSNQSSQPHVQRTHAPQMAQLQAQSRLQLQPQPQMQLQPLSQQTHLSQQAHMRPNVYPGQTHGASPEAFSYASENANQQTQPSYQVGSSEASTYNYGSPAHFIQPSSQGQLTMQLPRPQLNQGVSQTSDGGSASSALVPLPAGHPMHGFSAYNLPPRPPSGPYGVAFSVGPQVNPFPGAYTRFPSPQQAQQYAQPSANAVPNTSGGHLPSTRAFDELIEQVTGMGFSRDQIRSVIQQLTESGQPVDMNSVLDRLNNTTGPSQRGWYN
- the LOC131070468 gene encoding glutenin, low molecular weight subunit isoform X2, whose protein sequence is MKKYADNLLKVLDGMSSRLSQLELVNERLERSIGEMRADMEHDHNETGERFRILENHLREVHRTVQIMRDKQEIVEAQTELAKLQLARKESSSNLHGSEDKSLASSTLSEVKQDHTFQPQNVQAQHRSSHPALPALPALPAPQQPSPSHSLPMPTPEQCQPSLSQQQQPAQGNMMQQSPVTPFPQQVVQSQQPPNVMVMQPYPPQQPQQQGQIQQVPQGPQIAQLPYAPQPPVPQTQNLQYTNQPPHIQNVSNQSSQPHVQRTHAPQMAQLQAQSRLQLQPQPQMQLQPLSQQTHLSQQAHMRPNVYPGQTHGASPEAFSYASENANQQTQPSYQVGSSEASTYNYGSPAHFIQPSSQGQLTMQLPRPQLNQGVSQTSDGGSASSALVPLPAGHPMHGFSAYNLPPRPPSGPYGVAFSVGPQVNPFPGAYTRFPSPQQAQQYAQPSANAVPNTSGGHLPSTRAFDELIEQVTGMGFSRDQIRSVIQQLTESGQPVDMNSVLDRLNNTTGPSQRGWYN